Proteins encoded together in one Helicobacter pylori window:
- a CDS encoding chemotaxis protein produces the protein MTQEELDALMNGGDLENLEALETKEEAKEGTKEKEETKESKESSSEKMTVKKEDAEKYGKISPNEWPPPPPTEEHKVVHQLDDVTRDSEVKATQIFDQLDLIGASAEKIAKMVKKIQEPLQKHQEIFDNLHGHFPHVESFKTALNEQQEILNALKSIEEEATNCSDSSMQAMDIMQFQDIHRQKIERVVNVMRALSQYMNSLFEGKIDDSKRVSSATFITGDDDKDLASADDIEALIASFGAK, from the coding sequence ATGACACAAGAAGAATTAGACGCTTTGATGAATGGTGGCGATTTAGAAAACTTGGAAGCCTTAGAAACCAAAGAGGAGGCTAAAGAAGGAACTAAAGAGAAAGAAGAAACTAAAGAATCCAAAGAAAGTTCTAGTGAAAAAATGACCGTCAAAAAAGAAGACGCTGAAAAATACGGCAAGATTAGCCCCAATGAATGGCCTCCCCCTCCCCCCACTGAAGAGCATAAGGTCGTGCATCAATTAGACGATGTTACAAGAGATTCTGAAGTGAAAGCCACGCAAATTTTTGATCAATTGGATTTGATCGGAGCTAGCGCTGAAAAAATCGCTAAAATGGTTAAAAAGATCCAAGAACCTTTGCAAAAACACCAAGAAATTTTTGACAATCTGCATGGCCATTTCCCCCATGTTGAATCTTTTAAAACCGCGCTCAATGAGCAACAAGAAATCCTAAACGCCCTTAAAAGCATTGAAGAAGAAGCCACTAATTGCTCTGATAGCTCCATGCAAGCGATGGATATTATGCAGTTTCAAGACATCCACCGCCAAAAAATTGAACGAGTGGTCAATGTCATGCGAGCGCTCAGCCAATACATGAATTCGCTTTTTGAAGGCAAAATTGATGATTCTAAGCGCGTGAGTTCAGCGACTTTTATCACCGGTGATGACGATAAAGATTTAGCTAGCGCTGATGATATTGAAGCCTTGATCGCTTCTTTTGGAGCCAAGTGA
- the prfB gene encoding peptide chain release factor 2, giving the protein MDNYTYSELLKSLQNKCDNIALIIKPEKIKQELERIEKEQEDPNFWQDVLKARDTNKEKVRLNRLLETYQKMKNSLDESVELFELAQNDNDEVTLSLLYEEAPILEHSVQKVEIEIMLSGENDASNAIITIQPGAGGTESQDWASILYRMYLRWAERRGFKSEILDYQDGEEAGIKGVAFIIKGENAYGYLKNESGVHRLVRISPFDANAKRHTSFASVQISPELDDDIDIEIDEKDVRYDYYRASGAGGQHVNKTESAVRITHFPTGIVVQCQNDRSQHKNKASALKMLKSKLYELELEKQQSSAKNEEKSEIGWGHQIRSYVLAPYQQVKDARSNIAYSNVEAILDGDIDAILEGVLIAKA; this is encoded by the coding sequence GTGGATAACTACACCTATAGCGAATTGTTAAAAAGCCTGCAAAACAAATGCGATAATATCGCCTTAATCATCAAGCCTGAAAAGATCAAACAGGAATTAGAACGCATTGAAAAAGAGCAAGAAGACCCTAATTTTTGGCAAGATGTCTTAAAGGCTAGAGACACCAATAAAGAAAAAGTGCGCTTGAACCGCTTGCTAGAAACCTATCAAAAAATGAAAAATTCTTTAGATGAAAGCGTGGAATTGTTTGAACTCGCTCAAAACGATAACGATGAGGTTACTTTATCTTTGCTCTATGAAGAGGCTCCCATTTTAGAACACAGCGTGCAAAAAGTGGAAATTGAAATCATGCTAAGCGGTGAAAACGACGCTTCAAACGCTATTATCACCATTCAGCCTGGAGCGGGGGGGACTGAAAGCCAGGATTGGGCGAGTATTTTATATCGCATGTATTTGAGGTGGGCAGAAAGAAGGGGCTTTAAAAGCGAGATTTTAGATTACCAAGATGGCGAAGAAGCGGGCATTAAAGGGGTCGCCTTTATCATTAAGGGCGAAAACGCTTATGGCTATTTGAAAAACGAGAGCGGGGTGCATAGGCTTGTAAGGATTTCGCCCTTTGATGCGAACGCCAAACGGCACACGAGTTTTGCGAGCGTGCAAATTAGCCCTGAATTAGACGATGATATTGATATAGAAATCGATGAAAAAGATGTCCGTTATGATTATTACAGAGCCAGTGGGGCAGGCGGTCAGCATGTCAATAAAACAGAAAGCGCGGTTAGAATCACGCATTTCCCTACCGGTATTGTGGTGCAATGCCAAAACGACAGGAGCCAGCATAAAAACAAGGCGAGCGCGTTAAAAATGCTTAAATCCAAGCTTTATGAATTGGAATTAGAAAAGCAGCAAAGCAGCGCCAAAAATGAAGAAAAAAGCGAGATCGGTTGGGGGCATCAAATAAGAAGCTATGTTCTAGCCCCCTACCAGCAAGTCAAAGACGCGCGCTCCAATATTGCTTATAGCAATGTGGAAGCGATTTTAGACGGCGATATTGATGCGATTTTAGAGGGCGTTTTGATTGCTAAAGCTTAA
- a CDS encoding molybdopterin molybdenumtransferase MoeA, with the protein MISFKEALKIHSNIPLKPLEIEVVSLFESIGRILAEDIICTHALPKFNQSAMDGYGFKMQDLGQKTQVIQHIFAGDDVSALEVKENECVKIMTGAMVPKGIETIVPIECMLESHKDFALAPKDFKIHANIRQKGENASLNSVLVPKNTRLNYGHIALIASQGFKEIKAFRKLKIALFSSGDELVPLGQNALECQVYDVNSVGVFNMLKNYNTHFLGVLKDDKDLQLKILELQGYDVILSSAGVSVGDKDFFKDALKEKNVLFYYEKVNLKPGKPVTLARLNQSIIIGLPGNPLSCLLVLRVLILPLLERLSLNKDFKLNLFKAQINAPLKLKGERAHLILGNYSNHQFIPYNNNRYESGAIQALAQVDSIALIDEGVEWVQGEIEILRFEN; encoded by the coding sequence ATGATTAGTTTTAAAGAAGCTCTAAAAATCCATTCTAACATTCCCCTAAAACCCTTAGAAATAGAGGTTGTCTCTTTGTTTGAAAGTATAGGGCGCATTTTAGCAGAGGATATTATTTGCACTCACGCCTTGCCTAAATTCAATCAAAGCGCAATGGATGGCTATGGGTTTAAAATGCAAGACTTGGGCCAAAAAACTCAAGTTATCCAGCACATTTTTGCCGGAGATGATGTGAGCGCTTTAGAAGTCAAAGAAAATGAATGCGTTAAAATCATGACTGGAGCGATGGTGCCAAAGGGAATAGAAACGATCGTTCCCATAGAGTGCATGCTAGAGAGTCATAAAGATTTCGCCCTAGCTCCTAAAGATTTTAAAATTCACGCTAATATCCGTCAAAAGGGCGAAAACGCTTCTTTAAACAGCGTTTTAGTCCCTAAAAATACCCGTTTGAATTACGGGCATATCGCACTCATTGCCTCTCAAGGGTTCAAAGAAATCAAAGCGTTTAGGAAATTAAAAATCGCTCTCTTTAGCAGCGGCGATGAATTAGTGCCTTTAGGGCAAAACGCCCTAGAATGCCAGGTTTATGATGTTAATTCAGTGGGTGTTTTTAACATGCTTAAAAACTACAACACGCATTTTCTAGGGGTTTTAAAAGACGATAAAGATTTACAGCTTAAAATACTTGAATTGCAAGGCTATGATGTCATCCTTTCAAGCGCGGGGGTGAGCGTGGGGGATAAAGACTTTTTTAAAGACGCCTTGAAAGAAAAAAACGTCCTTTTTTATTACGAAAAAGTCAATCTCAAACCTGGAAAACCGGTAACTTTAGCCCGACTCAATCAAAGTATTATTATAGGCTTACCGGGTAATCCTTTGAGTTGCTTACTGGTTTTACGAGTTTTGATTCTACCCTTATTGGAGCGCTTATCCTTAAATAAAGATTTTAAACTAAATCTCTTTAAGGCTCAAATCAATGCCCCTTTAAAGCTTAAAGGCGAACGCGCGCATTTAATTTTAGGCAACTATTCAAACCACCAATTCATTCCTTACAACAACAACCGCTATGAATCAGGAGCGATTCAAGCCCTTGCGCAAGTGGATTCTATCGCCTTGATTGATGAAGGAGTGGAATGGGTTCAAGGCGAAATTGAAATTTTAAGGTTTGAGAATTAA
- the fliR gene encoding flagellar type III secretion system protein FliR yields MLDFIQELSTPHVRDFFLLFLRVSGVLSFFPFFENHLVPLSVRGALSLYVSAIFYPTLEFSNAIYTPEGFIIACLCELFLGVCASVFLQIVFASLVFATDSISFSMGLTMASAYDPISGSQKPIVGQALLLLAILILLDLSFHHQIILFVDHSLRAVPLGQFVFEPELAKNIVKAFSHLFVIGFSMAFPILCLVLLSDIIFGMIMKTHPQFNLLAIGFPVKIAIGFVGIILITSAIMGRFKEEISLAFSVISKIF; encoded by the coding sequence ATGCTAGATTTTATTCAAGAGCTTAGCACCCCCCATGTTAGGGATTTTTTCTTGTTGTTTTTAAGGGTTAGCGGCGTGCTGTCTTTTTTCCCTTTTTTTGAAAACCATTTAGTGCCATTGTCGGTGCGTGGGGCTTTGAGCTTGTATGTGAGCGCGATTTTTTACCCCACTTTAGAGTTTTCAAACGCTATTTACACGCCAGAGGGTTTTATCATTGCTTGTTTATGCGAGCTGTTTTTAGGGGTGTGCGCGTCTGTTTTTTTACAAATCGTCTTTGCAAGCTTAGTGTTTGCCACTGACAGCATCAGCTTTTCTATGGGGCTTACCATGGCGAGCGCTTATGATCCCATTTCAGGATCGCAAAAACCCATTGTGGGGCAAGCCCTTTTATTGTTAGCGATTTTAATTTTATTGGATTTATCGTTCCACCATCAAATCATTTTGTTTGTGGATCACAGCTTAAGAGCCGTCCCTTTAGGGCAATTTGTCTTTGAGCCAGAATTAGCTAAAAACATTGTCAAAGCCTTTTCGCACCTCTTTGTCATAGGGTTTTCTATGGCGTTCCCTATTTTATGCTTGGTGTTATTGAGCGATATTATTTTTGGCATGATCATGAAAACCCACCCTCAATTCAACCTGCTCGCTATCGGGTTTCCGGTTAAAATTGCGATCGGGTTTGTGGGCATTATTTTAATCACTTCGGCTATCATGGGGCGTTTTAAAGAAGAAATCAGCCTGGCCTTTAGCGTTATTAGTAAAATCTTTTAA
- a CDS encoding peptidylprolyl isomerase CBF2: protein MKKNILNLALVGALSASFLMAKPAHNANNATHNTKKTTDSSAGVLATVDGRPITKSDFDMIKQRNPNFDFDKLKEKEKEALIEQAIRTALVENEAKAEKLNQTPEFKAMMEAVKKQALVEFWAKKQAEEVKKIQIPEKEMQDFYNANKDQLFVKQEAHARHILVKTEDEAKRIISEIDKQPKAKKEAKFIELANRDTIDPNSKNAQNGGDLGKFQKNQMAPDFSKAAFALTPGDYTKTPVKTEFGYHIIYLISKDSPVTYTYEQAKPTIKGMLQEKLFQERMNQRIEELRKHAKIVINK from the coding sequence ATGAAAAAAAATATCTTGAATTTAGCGTTAGTGGGCGCGTTGAGCGCGTCGTTTTTGATGGCCAAGCCGGCTCATAACGCAAATAACGCTACGCATAACACGAAAAAAACGACTGATTCTTCAGCAGGCGTGTTAGCGACAGTGGATGGCAGACCTATCACTAAAAGCGATTTTGATATGATTAAGCAACGAAATCCTAATTTTGATTTTGACAAGCTTAAAGAGAAAGAAAAAGAAGCCTTGATTGAGCAAGCTATCCGCACCGCACTTGTAGAAAATGAGGCTAAGGCAGAAAAGCTTAATCAGACTCCAGAATTTAAAGCGATGATGGAAGCGGTTAAAAAACAGGCTTTAGTGGAATTTTGGGCTAAAAAACAGGCTGAAGAAGTGAAAAAAATCCAAATCCCAGAAAAAGAAATGCAAGATTTTTACAACGCTAATAAAGATCAGCTTTTTGTCAAGCAAGAAGCTCATGCTAGGCATATTTTAGTGAAAACCGAAGATGAGGCTAAACGGATTATTTCTGAGATTGACAAACAGCCAAAGGCTAAAAAAGAAGCCAAATTCATTGAGTTAGCCAATCGGGATACGATTGATCCTAACAGCAAGAACGCGCAAAATGGCGGTGATTTGGGGAAATTCCAAAAGAACCAAATGGCTCCGGATTTTTCTAAAGCCGCTTTCGCTTTAACTCCTGGGGATTACACTAAAACCCCCGTTAAAACAGAGTTTGGTTATCATATTATCTATTTGATTTCAAAAGACAGCCCTGTAACTTATACTTATGAGCAAGCCAAACCCACCATTAAGGGGATGTTACAAGAAAAGCTTTTCCAAGAACGCATGAATCAACGAATCGAGGAATTAAGGAAGCACGCTAAAATTGTTATCAACAAGTAA